A region of the Oscillospiraceae bacterium genome:
ACAATATAAAAGAAGTCAATTCCCGGCGGGAATTGACTTCTTTTTATTAAAATTTTTAGCTTTTACAGCCCCGCGACCAGCGTTTTGGGGTCTTTGTATTCGATGCCCAAACTGTCCGCCGCGTTTTTGCAGGTCATATGACCCTTTGCGGTGTTGAGCCCTTTCATCAGGCCCTCGTCTTCGAGCAGTGCGCGGGAAACGCCTTTGCTTGCGAGATTGACGAGATACGGCAGCGTCGCCGATTCGAGCGCAAGGGTCGAGGTTCTCGGCACAGCACCCGGCATATTCGCCACCGAGTAGTGAATCACACCGTACTTCTCATAAGTGGGGTTGTCATGTGTCGTCGCATGGTCGATGGTCTCGATGGAACCGCCCTGATCGATGGCGACATCGACGATGACAGCGCCCTTTTTCATGGTTTTAACCATGTCCGCAGTCACGATTTTAGGGGCTGCTTTGCCCGGAACCAATACTGCGCCGACCAATAAATCCGCCTCTTTGACCGCCTGCGCCACGTTGTAGGTGTTATAGACGAGCGTCTTGAGCCGTCCGCCGAAAATTTCATCGAGATACCGCAGACGCGGCAAGCTGATATCCAAAATTGTCACATCCGCGCCGAAACCGACCGCGATTTTCGCGGCATTCGCGCCGACCGTGCCGCCGCCGACAATCACGACTTTTGCGGGCAGTACCCCCGGGACGCCGCCGAGCAGCACACCCAAGCCGCCGTTCGGTTTTTGTAAGTAATTTGCGCCGATTTGAATGGACATCCGACCCGCGACTTCGCTCATCGGGGCGAGCAGCGGCAGTCCTCCGTCCTTTTGCACCGTCTCAAACGCGATACCGATAACTTTTTGATCCAGCAGCGCCTTGGCAAGCCCCGGATTCGGAGCCAGGTGTAAGTAAGTATAAAGCGTCTGTCCCTCACGGAACAATGCGTATTCCGACT
Encoded here:
- the ald gene encoding alanine dehydrogenase codes for the protein MVIGVIKEIKNNEFRVGLTPVGAHVLAREGHTVLVESGAGVGSGFADAEYIAAGAVVESDKKSIFDRANIIVKVKEPLESEYALFREGQTLYTYLHLAPNPGLAKALLDQKVIGIAFETVQKDGGLPLLAPMSEVAGRMSIQIGANYLQKPNGGLGVLLGGVPGVLPAKVVIVGGGTVGANAAKIAVGFGADVTILDISLPRLRYLDEIFGGRLKTLVYNTYNVAQAVKEADLLVGAVLVPGKAAPKIVTADMVKTMKKGAVIVDVAIDQGGSIETIDHATTHDNPTYEKYGVIHYSVANMPGAVPRTSTLALESATLPYLVNLASKGVSRALLEDEGLMKGLNTAKGHMTCKNAADSLGIEYKDPKTLVAGL